The Lycium ferocissimum isolate CSIRO_LF1 chromosome 8, AGI_CSIRO_Lferr_CH_V1, whole genome shotgun sequence DNA segment AAATGCACAATATCCATAGTAGGCGTGATAAAGATCTGGTAGCTGACCCGGAGTTTTACCAAAACCACCATACTGTAgaaccaaaaaacaaaacatgTTCGAATGTTAGCAGCCGGAACAAAAAAAGCCAGTGGAAACGCTCATTGAGTCATAgataagagaaaagaaagaggagaagcCATAACACCTGGGATTGACAGGTGAAAAGAAATTTACGTAAACCTTCATAGTTGATGAACTTGTGAGCTCCTAAGATCTTTAAAACTCCTCCAACCCTAATCAAGGGTGTCAACTTATCAGGCCAGAAGATTACAAAATTGATATCTATTGAAGATAAAGCAATTCGAGCTCACCAGAAAGCGTAACAAGTGTCAGTAGCTTTGTTTAGTCTACCTTGGAAACCACCATCAGAAGCTGCCTGTCTCTGCAAGAAGGAATGATTGAGTCACACCAAATGCAAGACAGTAGATCAAGTGACCCATTTCTCAGTCAAAGGACCGGATTTAAGGATTGAATTTGTAAAAATAGTTATCCCTGCTggatgtttttccttttttcccaaaGAAGTAGGTACTCCTGTTTCCTTATTTTGTTCTACATTACATTTTCTTTTCAGGTTGTATCTGACCAATTATTCACTATCTTAAAACCTTTACGTTTATTCTTTGGAGGAATACTGAAAAGCATATTTAGCAGAGGAATTTAAGAACATGTTCACACAGTACTCGATGAAAATTTACCTGTAGGCTCCAGTCTAGAAGCAAGGGGACGTTTATGAAGCAAGAGGATACATTCTTCGACAATATATCATCTTCAATAAATCCCATCAATCTGAGAGATGCAACCGCACAAAAAGTGGCACCACCTGTGATACTAAACAATCACCCTCTATGAGAACTATCATATTaccatttcaagaaaactaaaagatgatttaagagTATGCTATTGCTAGCATATTTTACGTTCAGCTTTCTGTcgacaaacaaacaaaaataaaatgacaGGTAGATTCATTTGGATCCCAGCAGaatgtctttttatttttctctatccccccccccccaacaacacacaaaacccCGTGGCTCAAATCAGAGACAACACAATAGCCATTCTATACATCCGATAACTACAAATATTGTCAGGGTTAGGATAATAGATTGATTTGCAACAAAAGCAAGTCTAGAAATAGGAAAACAAACCATCTTTCACTTTTATCACTTTAAACTTTCAACCcacgtttaaaaaaaaagaaaaaaaggaaaagatcaTAAAAGTGATATGAAGGATAAGCAGTTCAAGATATGCAAAATAAATGATCCAATTGACAGGCTGCCCACAAAAGGAAACATTCAAAGATGAGCTTATctgtttcccttttttttttttcttttttcccttttgtccAGCTGGATTGGGCGATGTTTCCGGAGTCCAAGAAGGAAGATGAGGAAGCAGATCACATATCATCCGCATAAATGAAAGAAGCCATTTAAGTGCTTGCCTCCTTTTAATTCTATCACcctttttaattttctcaaaTAGACTTGCAACAGTTTATTCGtctccccaccccaccccccaccctccaccaagcaaaaaagaagaagaaagaaacagTTTCTAGTAATGAAAATCTTCTAACTAGAAGATCCTTATATGagacttctaaagagtatgacATTAATTGCATGAATGGCAAAAACTAGGAATCTAAGTAGATGCATCAGAGGGAGTATTCACTCACCATGTGATTCTGAACCAGGAGTTAAACCAAAGCCACCATCGTATGACTGCATGAACCAGACAATAGTGTTTGAGATGAGAAGCATTACCAAGAATTATACCAAAAGAAAACTCTAgcaatttgaaaattaaagtgATGCATCTATAACATTGATTTTCATTAAAAATCTCAGGAATGAGAGAATTATTTATCATAAGGGCATCATTTATAATACTTAAACATTTCTAAGACCTCTAATCCTGAAAAGTTTCGCGAGGTTTTTCAGGTGGCAGTAATAAATTACAATGAGAAACGCACAAACATTGAATAAAAtctaaaaattcaaaataaggaTGTGAATGCTCAAATGCTCACtgtaaaagtaaaattttctcCTAATAACAGTGTTGTCTATGACAGCTTGCATGCAACTCGACTGTACAAAAATTAATACTTGACTGGGTTTGTTTGCAACCAATAAACTAAACATAGTAATGTTAGTTAATGGAATGATTTTGTATATGCCAAATATGGGATATGATTAAGTTATTTAAGTTCACATCATCTGAGCGCTAACTATATCAAAAATACAGAATAAGAAGTTTAGTGAAAACGGATGCTCGTACTCTGCATACCTGACAGTTTATAATGTACTCTTTGGCTTTCTCTTTGTCAATGCCAATCCAGTTTTCCAACATAAAAGAGATTGCCGCTGGTATGGAGGTAAGCAATAATTAATTTTCATTCTAAAGTGTTTAAGTGCAATAAGCTCAATAGCAAAGTATCTTCATACCTGCACAATATACAAAGCGGAGGTCTGTCTCTGCCCCACTATGAATGGGCATAAAGctggaaaatgaaaaaaataaaagcagtAGTAGTTAATTAAAACGAGACTAAATAGGCATAAACACACACCTCATATCTTCTGAGGTCAAGACGCTCTTTTGCATTTCAAACTTTTCCAATTTATTGTGATAAGGAAatggaagtggaagaaaaaTGACATACAAATTTTACAGTTGGGACATGTGTACTGGAGCCTTATCAATATTTTTATGTAAAAGATGCATCTAATGGTATAGCTCTCAAGACGTGTTGGCAGAATCAATAATATGCATCTAACCATCTGTGTGTCCTAGCTTTCAGTCAGCAATTGATTGATGTCTCCATACATAAGGAGACGTATAATTGACATATAAAAAGGTGTATATACCATGGCTTAAGTACTTTCAgtgctttctttttttatttttttaaatcagtAAGCCTTTGTCCTTTTCTTTGCTtccttcttttccctttttgttcttgtttcttttcATAGAGGGATTGGGTGGAATTGTCATTGCCAGCACATTCTACAGGATAATGAATTGGTTTGCACGAAAAAAAACAATGACCTTCataaataacaaaacaacataatcCAAGGCATGAAATGCTGAATAAAAGATAGAAGCAATCCTTTTTGGACATCGCATAGTTGTTTCTCAAAGATGTATAATTCGTTCACCATTTAAATCAAGCACATTCCAGTTGGTCTAAATTCTATTAGATTTTATCATGCTTGTAAACAGTAGATAAGGGGCTGATTCAGAAATTCTATTACACACAATGGTTTGGAGAAATATTAATGTCGTGAGCTAAGAAAATGATAACTCTGTTTCCTAGACCTTGCAGGatacaaagaaagaaagatacaATTTAGTCATTCAGTATGGTCAGTTAATGTTGTCTTGAGCAAGAAGGGTGAAAGAGCGTGATGAAGGCATAAGGCCACACCTCCGAACTTTTAGCTTCAGGAAAGCACTTGGGATAAAGGGCAGAACTCTCACAAATATAGATTCTCTATAAAAGTGAACGGAAATTCGGAATAGGATGAACCAGGTTGGCTGGTTAATCTTGTCATCAACATTACAAATAAAGCCCAAACATGCTTGAGTAACAGCATTCACATGATCTTTACACGCTGAGATGCAAGTTATAGGGAGCTTCAGTTTTAGAAGTCGCTTGGAGCATACAAAGAAATGAAGCTTCGCCTGGTGAATACAAAAGTATATTGCATGTAAATGAACGGGGTTTAGACATCAGTTGCAGTAGACCAGTAGGTGGTTCTGTCTGTTTCTGTAATTCTAGTTGTTTTCatctttgaaattgaaattCTAGCTAGTTTTCTTTGAAATGATATCGATATGAGGCTGCATGAAGCAACGCCCACCTGCTGAAATGTGCTGCTTCACTTTGTGAATGTTATAATAACAGAAGTGGTCATATGTGAAGGTTAGACAAGGGTTATACGGTATACCATTTTCCTGATGTAGGAGCTGTGAATAGTATGGTCCTTTGTCtcttaaattttcattttcaacatgctTTGCTGACCAAAGTTACTGGTTActcatttttaataaaagaaaatgatatcTCCAAATTGAGAATCAATGGGGTTGATGCCTAGGTAAAGATTGCATTTACCATTCTAACTTCTACTATATGTGCGACGAGAGTAACCAAAGGCGATGAAGTATAGACACAAGGGTATTTGAAGCTTAACGGAGAACTTTGCTCGGCAAGCAATTTTAGATACAGAATGTATCATAGATCAAAGAGTTAAAATCCATAGAAAGAAAAGCCGTAAAAACTGTACCTCCCATCACGTTGCTGAAGATTTTTCATTGATTCGACGATTGATGTGGAATCCAGTAGAGATAAGTCATAgccaagagtcttcaatacggATAGCGCGCAGTAAGTACTCGCCAAATGACTGCCATTGGGCATTGCATCCTGTGTAGAGACCATACAATCGGTAAATCCAGAGGAATAAACAAGTTTTTCTAGATCGGCTTGTTTAACCTCaacaaaattaacaattaacaaTAACTATGTTCTTATACCCC contains these protein-coding regions:
- the LOC132068188 gene encoding geranylgeranyl transferase type-1 subunit beta isoform X2, producing the protein MAEEDDAFLSLSDPDSEDSIPMFFDKNSHICYLEMMLELLPSPYQSQEINRLTLAYFAVCGLDILRSLDRVDKEGVIKWVLSLQAHPLDEAELSKGQFYGFHGSRSSQFRPNDNGDAMPNGSHLASTYCALSVLKTLGYDLSLLDSTSIVESMKNLQQRDGSFMPIHSGAETDLRFVYCAAAISFMLENWIGIDKEKAKEYIINCQSYDGGFGLTPGSESHGGATFCAVASLRLMGFIEDDILSKNVSSCFINVPLLLDWSLQRQAASDGGFQGRLNKATDTCYAFWVGGVLKILGAHKFINYEVWWFW
- the LOC132068188 gene encoding geranylgeranyl transferase type-1 subunit beta isoform X1, coding for MAEEDDAFLSLSDPDSEDSIPMFFDKNSHICYLEMMLELLPSPYQSQEINRLTLAYFAVCGLDILRSLDRVDKEGVIKWVLSLQAHPLDEAELSKGQFYGFHGSRSSQFRPNDNGDAMPNGSHLASTYCALSVLKTLGYDLSLLDSTSIVESMKNLQQRDGSFMPIHSGAETDLRFVYCAAAISFMLENWIGIDKEKAKEYIINCQSYDGGFGLTPGSESHGGATFCAVASLRLMGFIEDDILSKNVSSCFINVPLLLDWSLQRQAASDGGFQGRLNKATDTCYAFWVGGVLKILGAHKFINYEGLRKFLFTCQSQYGGFGKTPGQLPDLYHAYYGYCAFSMLEEPGLGSICTELGIPNGVHPGL